A single Amphiura filiformis chromosome 19, Afil_fr2py, whole genome shotgun sequence DNA region contains:
- the LOC140140801 gene encoding serum paraoxonase/arylesterase 2-like isoform X1, with the protein MWKQIIITVAVVVILRHILTLGYIMGFHKQAPYRHYPGPCRIIPEIDGGSEDIALLSYGLAFISSGLKTMMVKCDEILKHQGNIFLFDFNHPEQGAIKLKLTGKDFEYATFSPHGIDAHEDKKTGVVSVFAVNHRHDQDIIEVFQFDHKSLTLQHKKSVIDPLLRSLNDVAAVSSDAFYATNDGYATSVFARQLETFMMSLKGNIVYYDGTDMRIVADKGFGDNGVTVSPDNKFLYVSQSLGMIINVYERNVDASLKLVQVIDIGTYGDNIFVEPGTGNLWIGCHPIFHKLVGHFENITVNSPSQVLHVKWEDPTRATHEYTLSEVFADTGEFLTGSTVATYHQSTKGLLIGTTTTKLAYCQVIAF; encoded by the exons ATGTGGAAACAAATTATAATTACAGTTGCTGTCGTGGTAATATTGCGGCACATCTTAACTTTAGG GTATATAATGGGCTTTCATAAACAAGCGCCATATCGGCACTATCCCGGACCTTGTAGGATCATTCCTGAAATTG ATGGTGGATCAGAAGATATAGCATTATTATCTTATGGTCTTGCCTTTATTTCATCT GGTTTGAAAACTATGATGGTAAAGTGTGATGAAATCTTGAAGCATCAAGGAAACATATTTCTTTTTGACTTCAATCATCCAGAGCAAGGTGCAATCAAACTCAAACTTACAGGAAAGGACTTTGAATATGCTACATTCTCCCCGCATGGAATCGACGCTCACGAAGATAAAAAGACCG GTGTTGTGTCGGTTTTTGCTGTGAATCATCGCCACGATCAGGACATCATTGAAGTCTTCCAGTTTGATCATAAATCACTAACATTGCAGCACAAGAAATCAGTTATTGATCCTCTTTTGAGAAG TTTGAATGACGTAGCTGCAGTCAGTTCAGATGCCTTCTACGCCACCAACGATGGCTATGCAACCAGCGTCTTTGCTAGACAATTAGAGACATTCATGATGTCACTTAAAGGAAACATTGTTTACTATGACGGCACGGACATGCGCATAGTGGCTGATAAAGGATTCGGGGACAATGGCGTCACTGTTTCACCTGATAATAA ATTCCTGTATGTTTCTCAATCACTTGGTATGATTATCAATGTCTACGAACGCAATGTCGATGCATCACTCAAACTTGTTCag GTGATTGATATAGGTACATATGGAGATAACATATTTGTAGAACCTGGTACTGGGAACCTATGGATAGGCTGTCATCCTATATTTCATAAGTTAGTgggtcattttgaaaatataactgTCAATTCACCTTCGCAA GTGTTACATGTCAAATGGGAAGATCCCACTAGAGCAACGCATGAGTACACGTTAAGTGAAGTGTTTGCAGATACTGGCGAGTTTCTTACAGGTTCAACAGTTGCAACTTATCATCAGAGTACAAAAGGATTGCTGATTGGAACAACTACTACCAAACTTGCATATTGTCAGGTTATTGCATTCTAA